From Triticum aestivum cultivar Chinese Spring chromosome 7B, IWGSC CS RefSeq v2.1, whole genome shotgun sequence:
CACCTGGCGGTCGCCCAACTACCCGCCACCTTGCCGATCAACTGAATTTATGACCCCGGGCCCACGCGTCAACGACGTCGGTCGTCCTTTTTAAGCCGACCGTGTGGCGGGGTCGTCCTCATCCAGTTCCCGTCCCCATCTAGGCCACActcgctcccccgtcgccggcaagcaaaccctagcCAACCCTAGCCACCCCAGCCGTCCAAATGGGGCTCTTCTTcggcgccggcagcagcagcaagtcGAAGGGCAAGGCCCATGACGTCCCCTTTCCCGCGGAGTTCATcccgcctccgcccgcgccggctCGCCGGCAGAGGCGACGGGTGAACGTGCccgtgcaccaggcggagtggcacttgGGCCACCGTGTGCCTCTGCCGTACCCCGACGTCATCCTTCCGCATGACTGGCATCtggatccggagaggatcccagtgccgcCGACGCCGCGGTCGCCTAgggcgcacgcggaggaggtgcgtCGCCAGTGGGCGTTCCTAAtgccggagcagcgccgcgaccAGGCCTACGCATTCGACTCGCCCAACTCGCCCAACTGGGCGcgctggttcgccttcgagcacgaggaggtgAGGCGGCGCGGCGTGCGCGAGGTCGACCACAGCTTGCCGCCGCCCCCGCTCATCGTTCGTGAGGAAGACCAGGCGGCAGaggacgcctaccaggcggcccttgcggccgtctaccgggagagcgaggaggacgagcggcgcagggcggggcgacagaagaagaagaggctcggtacgaggcggccatggccTCCGCGGCCGGTGACTGcgtggtgccgccggtggccccgttgtcccctccccgccgcctcgccaaaGCCGAGCCGGAgcccatcgagcgctactcctggacgggagtagtgcgcgagtgggtcagGGCGTCGCCGATCTGGCTGCGGGCGACGCCAGAGCAAGAGGTGGCGTACCTCGAGCACTGGCGTCAGATCCAGGTGGCCGAGGAGCGCCGCGACGgcgagtacctcgagatgctcgagcgcgacgcGGACACTGAGCGGctcgaggccgaggaggaggcgcgccaggccgcggcACAGCCCGCGCCCGACATGACCGCGCGCTGGAACACGGCGTTCGGTTGTGCCGGtccggcgccgacgctcatcgacctcacggaccccgaggacgacgatgacgcctagggcagcgcgcccGTGCGTAGtttttagtttatttttatttttattaaatgctaaTGTAGACGCGTGGACTCCCCCagccttcgtggccggctttaatgtttaattaattttGGTTTTAtgttaaatatgcatgcatttaaTTTTTTTTCGCCGTCAAAATGGATCGCACCAGCGTTGGACGCACTCACCAACCCCAACGCGGAAGCGGACGTTCGTGTCCGCCTGGCGGATCCAAACGAACAAAACACAGACAAAATCACCGTGCATTTGGGTCGACCCGTTAAAGTTGCTCTGACGCCTTATTTTTACTCTCGTGTTGTTACTAAAAAAATATACTGGATTTTTCGAGGCTCAGCCTTTGCCCTTTGCGCTGATGCAGCctaataaacatccaaaactgatttCACCTTTCTCGTCTTTGTTTAACAGTCGTTGCACACGCCCCCTCACACCTTTTCCCGTTAAAAATAGGCAGTATCTATTTGAAGTGAGAAAAAACAAAACAAGCGACCGCCCCACGTGACGGCATCAGTCCTCTCCTCTCCACTGCGCCCtacctcgccgcctccgccgcgcgtTCCTCCCACCCCGCGGCGCCGTTCCCCGACACTCTGCCTCTCTGCTCTTCCCGAGGTGACGCCCGCTCCCTTCTGCTCTGCCCCGCCGTCCACTCCTCTCCGCAACTCCCTCCCTCGGCGACGGCACCAATGTCGGCAGGTATCCGGGGGAAGGGCGACGGCACACTGGTGGCTCAGCGGCGATGGTGACGGCTGCGCCAGCGAAGGTAACCGTTGTACTCTGTTTCTATTCTGTGCCCTTTAGCGGAGAATCTGACAGCGAATCAGGCGAGCCCCGATCTAGATCGACGGGTCGGTCGGGATCGGGGTCAACcaagaaaaagccaaaaaaaaaactaagaaaaAGCCTAAAAATTTGCAATTTTGGCAGGAATCTCACCGACATTAGCTCCGAGCTTCAAGGAATGGACAGTATTCCAGCTCTCGCGCTCTGCTGCCTAATCTTGCTACCGAGCTGGGCCAATGGCCTCGGCTCCATGGGATCCATCTCGGTGTCCTACGGCGAGGACGGCCCGGTGTTCTGCGGCCTCAGCTCGGACGGCTCCCACTTGGTCGCCTGCTCCGGCGCGGACGCCTCTGTCGTCTACGGTGCTCCCCTCAGGATCCCCTTCCTCGGCCTCACCGCGGGGGATGGGTTCGCGTGCGGTCTCTTGCTTGATACCAGCCAGCCTTACTGCTGGGGGAGCAACTCACATGTCAAGATCGGGGTGCCGCAACCAATGGTCGAGGGCGTGGAGTATTCCATGCTCAGTGCCGGGGACAACCACCTGTGTGCACTGCGAATGCCTGACAAGGGGATTCCTCACGGTGTTAACCCTGATACTTCAGTGATAGATTGCTGGGGctacaacatgactgccacacatgTTGTTGCTGGAGCCGTGTCGACCATATCAGCCGGCTCGGTGTTCAATTGTGCCTTGTTTGCGCGGAACAGAACAGTGTTCTGCTGGGGTGATGAGACAGTGAGTGGTGTGATTGGGCTGGCGCCGAGGAATGTCAAGTTCCAGTCCATAGGAGCAGGCGGTTACCATGTCTGTGGGGTGCTGGAGAATGCACAAGTCTTCTGCTGGGGAAGGAGCTTGGAGATGCAGCAGGTGTCACCTACCGGTGCTATCGGTGAAGGCGATGTGAGCATAGTGCCGATGGATGCAATGGTCTCCGTTGTCGGCGGACGATTTCATGCTTGTGGCATCAGGAGCCTTGATCACCAAGTAGCTTGCTGGGGTTTCCAACTTCAGAACAGTACATCAGCACCCAAAGGTCTCAGGTTGTATGCAATAGTGGCTGGAGACTACTTTACTTGTGGTGTGCCTGCTGAGACATCGATGAAGCCAAGGTGCTGGGGCAATAGTGGGCCATTGGCACTACCAATGGCGGTATCGCCTGGGATTTGTGTATCTTCTGCATGCAGCCCCGGATACTACGAGTATGTTAACCATGGTGAGCTTGGTAGCAGCAAGTCTTGCAAGCCTGGAAACTCTAGACTCTGCTTGCCCTGCAGTGCTGGCTGCCCAGACAACTCGTATGAGTCCTCACCCTGCAATGCCACGGCTGACCGTGTGTGCCAGTTTGATTGCTCGAGGTGTGTCTCAGATGAGTGTTTGTCATACTGCACATCCCGGAAGCAGACCAACAACCATAAGTCAATGGATTTTCAGATGCGCATTTTTGTGGCAGAGATTGCATTTGCTGTCATTTTGATTTTCACCGTGACAGCCATTTCTTGCCTATATGTACGACACAAGCTTCGAGATTGCCGATGTTCAAAGAGCAAGTTGAGGATGACAAAGAGCGCAACATACTCTTTTCGAAAGGATAACACGAAGATCCAGCCTGACGTGGGAGATCTGAAGATCAGGAGAGCTCAGGAATTTTCCTATGAGGAGTTGGAACAAGCAACTGATGGCTTCTCGGAGGATTCACAAGTCGGCAAAGGCAGCTTTTCATGTGTATTCAGGGGCATTCTGAGAGATGGGACAGTCGTTGCTGTGAAGCGTGCAATAAAAGTATCGGATGCAAAGAAAAGCTCAAAGGAGTTCCATACTGAACTTGACCTCCTCTCTAGGCTCAACCATGCACATTTGCTCGACCTACTTGGTTACTGTGAGGATGGCAGCGAGAGGCTCTTGGTTTATGAGTTCATGGCTCATGGATCCCTGTACCAGCATCTGCATGGCAAGGATTCAAACTTGAAGAAGCAACTGAACTGGACCAGGCGGGTTACCATTGCTGTCCAGGCTGCTCGCGGAATAGAGTATTTGCATGGCTATGCTTGCCCACCAGTAATTCACCGAGACATCAAGTCTTCAAACATATTGATCGATGAGGATCACAATGCGCGTGTTGCCGACTTTGGTCTATCTATAATGGGCCCTGTAGATAGCGGCACACCGCTCTCAGAGCTGCCGGCAGGGACACTTGGCTACCTTGACCCTGAGTACTACCGTCTCCATTACTTGACGACAAAGTCGGATGTGTACAGCTTTGGAGTTGTTCTTCTAGAAATCCTAAGTGGCAGGAAAGCCATTGACATGCAGCTTGAGGAGGGCAATATTGTTGAATGGGCAGCCCCGTTGATCAAAGCTGGGGACATTTCTGGCATCCTTGATCCAGCTTTGTCTCCTCCCTCTGAcctggaggctctgaagaagattGCGGCTGTGGCATGCAAGTGTGTGAGAATGCGAGGCAAAGACCGACCTTCCATGGACAAGGTGACAACATCTCTAGAGCGTGCACTTGCGCTGCTGATGGGCAGCCCATGCCTGGAGCAACCCATTCTGCCAACTGAAGTTGTTCTCGGGAGTAGCCGGATGCACAAAAAGGTATCACAGAGGTCATCCAATCAGTCGTGCTCAGAGAATGAGCTCGTTGATGGGGACGACCAGCGGATCGAGTACAGGGCACCATCTTGGATAACATTTCCAAGCGTGACCTCGTCGCAGAGGAGGAAATCATCAGCGTCGGAAGCCGACCTGGATGGCCGAACAACCACAGATGGGCGGAACGTCGGGAGCAGCATAGGAGATGGTCTGCGGTCATTGGAGGAAGAGATTGGGCCGGCGTCGCCACAGGAGGACTTGTACTTGCAGCATAACTTCTGATGAAATGCCAAGATCAGCTGGAAACACGGAAACCGTCTGCCGTTTTAAGTTCAGACTTTGTGGCCTGCTGCTTTATAGATCAACTGTAGCAGGCCATTCGGGAGAGAGGAAGATCTAGCTATATAGAGTACGTACTGGAAGGATTTTTAGCATCTGGAGGCATTTCTTTGTAGATTGATTTGGTCGTCCTATAATTGGCACTTCTATTTACGAGTGGATGGGCCACACTTGATGAATCCTGTTCTGTAGCTCGCAGATACGTGTAAGTGTGTAGTTCTCTTTCTGGTGTTGGTTTCGCCTGCAAATTAGCATAATATTCTTGTTCACCGTGTTAAGTATCTTTTCGCTTTGCGGTGTATGTTTCGCCTGCAAACTGGCATAATATTGTGCCAACTGAGACGAAACTTTGGGGATCAAATTGCATGTCTAACATTATTTTTCTTTCACATCTATTAAGAGTTCATTTCATTTTACTTGGAACATCACGGTTTGTCTGCTAATCTTCAGTGTCAGGTGAAGTGTAATTTTCAGTGGCCCGGTTCAGGATTCAGGAGATTGTCGGTGTGTGTCATCTGCCATGATCTGTTTAGGCTGTTGCTTTCGAGACAATGAAGGCAGGTCGCTGAAAATCAGTTAATGTTGCTGACTTTGTCATTATGTTTGTTACGAGTACTTCTTTCGGAAGCAAAGGCGGTAATACTTTAAATGCGGTCGAGATTAGAGTAACACTTTCGGTTGCAGACATGGATAATCTGCTCACGAGCTCAAATACACCTACATGAACATTAAATTAGATAATTTTTGTAAATAAAATCTAAATAATCTGATTTTTTTTGTGGGTGAACATCGACAAATTTCTAACATGCTGCCGAATTTGCCCTTAGAATGACATCCGCGGAGGCCTGTACAAAAAGAAAATCGGAGCTCAAAAAGGCGCATTTTCTAGCACTAATTATTGTTTTTTTGGCACTTGCATCATTGGTGATAATTTTCTAGTTTGGTTCTGCTTTAGTCGTTTAGAT
This genomic window contains:
- the LOC123156413 gene encoding serine/threonine-protein kinase-like protein CR4 encodes the protein MDSIPALALCCLILLPSWANGLGSMGSISVSYGEDGPVFCGLSSDGSHLVACSGADASVVYGAPLRIPFLGLTAGDGFACGLLLDTSQPYCWGSNSHVKIGVPQPMVEGVEYSMLSAGDNHLCALRMPDKGIPHGVNPDTSVIDCWGYNMTATHVVAGAVSTISAGSVFNCALFARNRTVFCWGDETVSGVIGLAPRNVKFQSIGAGGYHVCGVLENAQVFCWGRSLEMQQVSPTGAIGEGDVSIVPMDAMVSVVGGRFHACGIRSLDHQVACWGFQLQNSTSAPKGLRLYAIVAGDYFTCGVPAETSMKPRCWGNSGPLALPMAVSPGICVSSACSPGYYEYVNHGELGSSKSCKPGNSRLCLPCSAGCPDNSYESSPCNATADRVCQFDCSRCVSDECLSYCTSRKQTNNHKSMDFQMRIFVAEIAFAVILIFTVTAISCLYVRHKLRDCRCSKSKLRMTKSATYSFRKDNTKIQPDVGDLKIRRAQEFSYEELEQATDGFSEDSQVGKGSFSCVFRGILRDGTVVAVKRAIKVSDAKKSSKEFHTELDLLSRLNHAHLLDLLGYCEDGSERLLVYEFMAHGSLYQHLHGKDSNLKKQLNWTRRVTIAVQAARGIEYLHGYACPPVIHRDIKSSNILIDEDHNARVADFGLSIMGPVDSGTPLSELPAGTLGYLDPEYYRLHYLTTKSDVYSFGVVLLEILSGRKAIDMQLEEGNIVEWAAPLIKAGDISGILDPALSPPSDLEALKKIAAVACKCVRMRGKDRPSMDKVTTSLERALALLMGSPCLEQPILPTEVVLGSSRMHKKVSQRSSNQSCSENELVDGDDQRIEYRAPSWITFPSVTSSQRRKSSASEADLDGRTTTDGRNVGSSIGDGLRSLEEEIGPASPQEDLYLQHNF